Proteins from one Bacillus thuringiensis genomic window:
- a CDS encoding YxeA family protein produces the protein MKKAWITVAGVVVVGGGLLTYMGGETVDRFNPLVKEKDVYVLTKGEAKPDPKHNGRRYFYELNGVDTSGNENTVKLGISKKDGYSDSYLKAHVKGKYVYEFEKVQEKDVPEKAKEKLK, from the coding sequence ATGAAAAAAGCATGGATTACAGTAGCAGGAGTTGTTGTTGTAGGAGGTGGATTATTGACTTATATGGGAGGAGAAACAGTAGATCGATTTAATCCGTTAGTGAAAGAAAAAGATGTATATGTTCTTACAAAAGGGGAAGCAAAACCTGATCCTAAACATAACGGTAGGAGATATTTTTACGAGTTAAACGGAGTGGATACATCAGGTAATGAAAATACCGTTAAATTAGGAATTTCTAAAAAAGATGGTTATTCAGATTCTTATTTAAAGGCTCATGTAAAAGGAAAGTATGTTTACGAATTTGAGAAAGTGCAGGAAAAAGATGTTCCTGAAAAGGCAAAAGAAAAACTTAAATAA
- a CDS encoding ABC transporter ATP-binding protein, producing MNNSVVNVKNVQKVYGKKGENQSHALKDVSFSIQEGEFVGIMGPSGSGKTTLLNVISTLDAATGGIVEIAGIDITKMKQGELSDFRSQKLGFIFQDFNLLENLSIHENIALPLSLQGVPSRKIGPKVKKVANMLGISEILQKYPSEVSGGQKQRSAAARALVHEPAIILGDEPTGALDSKNATSLLEAMKNLNEKQDVSIMMVTHDPYSASYCQRILFIQDGELYKEIHRSGTRESFYKEILDVLADLGTQKG from the coding sequence ATGAACAACTCAGTTGTAAATGTAAAAAATGTTCAAAAAGTGTACGGTAAAAAAGGTGAAAATCAGTCCCACGCTTTAAAAGATGTATCCTTCTCAATTCAAGAAGGAGAATTTGTTGGAATCATGGGACCGTCCGGTTCGGGAAAAACAACATTATTAAATGTAATTTCAACATTAGATGCTGCAACTGGAGGTATTGTTGAAATTGCTGGTATCGATATCACTAAAATGAAACAAGGAGAACTTTCAGATTTCCGTTCTCAAAAATTAGGTTTTATCTTCCAAGATTTTAACTTATTAGAAAATCTATCTATTCATGAAAATATTGCTCTTCCACTTTCACTTCAAGGTGTCCCATCGCGTAAGATTGGCCCAAAAGTAAAGAAAGTAGCCAATATGTTAGGGATTTCGGAAATACTTCAAAAATATCCATCTGAGGTATCTGGTGGACAAAAACAACGTTCTGCGGCAGCACGAGCGCTTGTACATGAACCAGCAATTATTTTAGGGGATGAGCCAACAGGTGCATTGGATTCAAAAAATGCAACAAGCCTTTTAGAAGCAATGAAAAATTTAAATGAAAAACAAGATGTTTCAATTATGATGGTTACCCATGATCCATATAGTGCAAGTTATTGCCAGCGTATTTTATTCATCCAAGATGGTGAGCTATATAAAGAAATTCATCGTAGTGGTACACGTGAATCTTTTTATAAAGAAATTTTAGATGTACTAGCGGATTTAGGTACACAAAAAGGATAA